In the Pseudolabrys taiwanensis genome, one interval contains:
- a CDS encoding SDR family oxidoreductase has product MAGLPLTLRRGSIVTGAPSKERSDMSASTSNPFDLTGRVVLLTGATRGLGFEMARLLARCGGHVVVNGRDSGRAEGAAAAIRGEGGRASAAVFDVTDLDRAAAAIAAVAAAHGRLDGFVNNVGTRNRKGLLDLSLAEIREQIEANLIGAMWLARAAAQVMIPRRHGRIINVTSIAARMAILPDAAYVASKGGLEALTHSLAAEVGPHGITVNAISPGFFATETNLGIVNNAEVGPRLAARTALGRWGQPHEIAGAAAFLCSDAASFVTGQTLVVDGGTTVTAI; this is encoded by the coding sequence CGCTAGCACCTCTAACCCTTTCGACCTCACTGGGCGGGTCGTGCTTCTGACAGGCGCGACGCGCGGTCTTGGTTTCGAGATGGCCCGGCTGTTGGCGCGCTGCGGCGGCCATGTTGTCGTCAATGGCCGGGATAGCGGACGCGCCGAAGGTGCCGCGGCGGCCATCCGTGGTGAGGGCGGTAGGGCCTCTGCCGCGGTCTTTGATGTCACGGATCTCGATCGCGCGGCCGCGGCCATTGCTGCGGTTGCCGCGGCGCATGGCCGTCTCGACGGCTTCGTCAACAATGTCGGTACGCGCAATCGCAAGGGCCTGCTCGATTTGTCTCTCGCCGAGATCCGAGAGCAGATCGAAGCCAATCTCATCGGCGCGATGTGGCTCGCGCGCGCCGCCGCGCAGGTTATGATCCCACGGCGGCACGGCCGTATCATCAATGTGACGTCTATCGCGGCGCGCATGGCGATTTTGCCGGACGCGGCTTACGTCGCCTCGAAAGGCGGGCTCGAGGCGCTGACGCACTCCCTCGCCGCCGAAGTCGGGCCGCATGGCATTACCGTCAACGCCATATCGCCCGGCTTTTTTGCCACCGAAACCAATCTAGGTATCGTGAACAATGCGGAGGTGGGGCCACGGCTTGCGGCCCGCACGGCGCTCGGCCGGTGGGGGCAGCCGCACGAGATCGCCGGTGCCGCGGCGTTCCTATGTTCCGATGCCGCGAGCTTCGTAACCGGCCAAACACTCGTCGTCGACGGTGGTACGACGGTGACCGCCATCTGA
- a CDS encoding lysylphosphatidylglycerol synthase domain-containing protein, producing MLDALRAVARFFQVTIGWNRIGVVLSAAIIGIAAYVLFHMLRDIQVNEVYNALKAVEGRHIALAALFVALGYFTLTFYDLFALRTIGKADVPYRIAAMAGFTSYSVGHNVGATVFTGGAVRYRIYSAYGLDAVDVAKICFVAGLTFWLGNATVLGLSVAITPHAAEPITQLPAWLNRIIACGILAVLGSYVAWVWTAPREIGKGGWKVHLPSGPNTLLQIVIGIFDLGFCALAMYMLIPAEPQIGFVTLAVVFVSATLLGFASHAPGGLGVFDAAMLVALWEFDKEDLLAGLLLFRLLYYLVPFAVALVILGIREFWLSTHGARRKPELKSVHASEPMRSEFEPEKTDAV from the coding sequence ATGCTCGATGCGTTGCGCGCGGTGGCGCGTTTTTTTCAGGTGACGATCGGCTGGAATCGTATCGGTGTCGTGCTCAGCGCCGCCATTATCGGCATCGCCGCGTATGTGCTCTTCCACATGCTGCGCGATATCCAGGTCAACGAGGTCTACAACGCGCTGAAAGCCGTTGAAGGCCGGCACATTGCGCTCGCCGCGCTTTTCGTTGCCCTAGGCTATTTCACGCTGACGTTCTACGACCTGTTTGCCTTGCGCACGATCGGCAAGGCCGACGTGCCGTATCGCATTGCGGCGATGGCCGGATTCACGAGCTATTCGGTCGGTCACAATGTCGGTGCGACGGTCTTCACCGGCGGCGCAGTGCGTTACCGGATCTATTCCGCCTACGGCCTGGATGCCGTCGACGTTGCCAAAATCTGTTTCGTCGCCGGTCTGACCTTCTGGCTCGGCAACGCCACCGTGCTTGGCCTGAGCGTCGCTATCACGCCGCACGCCGCCGAGCCGATCACCCAGCTTCCAGCCTGGCTCAACCGCATCATCGCCTGCGGCATCTTGGCGGTGCTTGGCTCTTACGTCGCCTGGGTGTGGACCGCGCCGCGCGAGATCGGCAAAGGCGGTTGGAAAGTGCATCTGCCCAGCGGGCCGAACACCCTGCTGCAAATCGTGATCGGCATCTTCGATCTCGGCTTCTGCGCCTTGGCCATGTACATGCTGATCCCGGCCGAGCCGCAAATCGGTTTCGTCACCCTGGCCGTCGTCTTTGTTTCGGCGACGTTGCTCGGCTTCGCCAGCCATGCGCCCGGCGGTCTCGGCGTGTTCGACGCCGCGATGCTTGTGGCGCTGTGGGAGTTCGACAAGGAAGATCTGCTGGCCGGCTTGCTCCTGTTCCGGTTGCTGTATTATCTCGTGCCGTTCGCGGTGGCGCTCGTCATTCTTGGCATTCGCGAGTTCTGGCTCAGTACGCATGGCGCGCGCCGCAAGCCTGAATTGAAATCGGTACATGCGAGCGAGCCTATGCGCAGCGAGTTCGAGCCCGAAAAGACCGATGCCGTTTAA
- a CDS encoding ATP-binding protein: MAVNDEALSRAPRSNWPGRLRQAWKVLRGTPIDNGTGAIPPLANGSFHAQAPLIESLIGGLPGPAIVLDRDSRVIAFNSAATSIAPVLRRGEPALISLRMPELVDAIRRAGKRREPQRVEFFERVPLDRWFEAFVTPVKLAGGADSRPDILLLTFNDLTPLRRVEEMRADFVANASHELRTPLAALLGFIETLQGPARSDAVAREKFLGIMQAQATRMARLIDDLLSLSRIELNAHLQPSTPVDLAVIVRQVVDGLQTLARDREVEIKVATPEAPVIVLGDRDELIRALENLVENALKYGAAGKRVDITLAPGQTRAGAPEARLSVRDYGPGIAPEHLPRLTERFYRVDVADSRQQGGTGLGLALVKHVLNRHGGRLSIESTLGQGASFTMHLPLRTAESVIGG, encoded by the coding sequence ATGGCCGTGAATGACGAAGCGCTCAGTCGCGCGCCGCGCTCGAATTGGCCGGGCCGATTGCGTCAGGCTTGGAAAGTATTGCGCGGCACGCCGATCGACAACGGGACCGGCGCCATTCCGCCTTTGGCAAATGGCTCTTTCCATGCGCAGGCGCCACTCATCGAGTCGCTGATCGGTGGCCTGCCCGGCCCAGCCATCGTGCTGGATCGGGATAGCCGCGTCATCGCCTTCAACAGCGCGGCGACATCGATCGCTCCTGTTCTGCGCCGGGGCGAGCCGGCGCTGATTTCGCTGCGCATGCCCGAACTGGTCGACGCCATTCGCCGGGCTGGCAAACGGCGCGAGCCGCAACGCGTCGAATTTTTCGAGCGCGTACCGCTCGACCGCTGGTTTGAAGCTTTTGTCACGCCGGTAAAGCTTGCTGGGGGGGCGGACAGCCGGCCCGACATTCTGCTGCTGACGTTTAACGACCTGACGCCGCTGCGCCGGGTTGAGGAAATGCGCGCCGACTTCGTTGCCAATGCGAGCCACGAATTGCGTACACCGCTCGCCGCGCTACTCGGCTTCATCGAAACCTTGCAGGGGCCGGCCAGATCCGACGCCGTGGCGCGTGAGAAGTTCCTCGGCATCATGCAGGCGCAGGCCACCCGCATGGCGCGGCTGATCGACGATCTGTTGTCGCTGTCGCGCATAGAGCTGAACGCGCACTTGCAGCCCAGCACGCCGGTCGATCTTGCCGTGATCGTGCGGCAGGTGGTCGACGGCTTGCAGACCCTCGCCCGCGACCGTGAGGTCGAGATCAAGGTCGCGACCCCGGAGGCGCCGGTGATTGTGCTCGGCGATCGTGACGAGCTCATCCGGGCGCTCGAGAACCTGGTCGAGAACGCGCTCAAATACGGCGCGGCCGGAAAGCGGGTCGATATTACGCTGGCGCCCGGCCAGACCCGGGCCGGCGCGCCGGAGGCGCGCTTGTCGGTGCGTGATTACGGTCCCGGCATCGCGCCGGAGCATCTCCCGCGGCTGACCGAGCGCTTCTATCGGGTCGACGTGGCGGACAGCCGCCAGCAAGGCGGCACCGGTTTGGGCCTCGCCTTGGTCAAACATGTGCTCAATCGCCATGGCGGCAGACTGTCGATCGAGAGCACTTTGGGCCAGGGAGCGAGTTTTACAATGCACCTGCCCTTGCGCACCGCCGAGTCCGTCATCGGCGGATAA
- the pstS gene encoding phosphate ABC transporter substrate-binding protein PstS — protein sequence MKHWTALAAAGFLAAAAFVPASAADISGAGATFPYPVYAKWADAYKKETGNGLNYQSIGSGGGIKQIKAKTVTFGASDAPLPGKELDEAGLSQFPMVMGGIVPVVNLDGVKPGDLVLDGPTLAKIFLGDIKSWDDAAIAKLNPNAKLPKQAIALVHRSDGSGTTFNFTYYLSDVSPDWKSKVGTNTAVQWPAGIGAKGNEGVANNVGNTKGSIGYVEYAYALQNKLTFTKMVNKGGKTVSPTSEAFQAAAANADWKSQPGYGVILANQPGDKSWPMTAATWILVYKKPADAAATTEALKFFAWAYKNGGKMAEELDYVPMPANVVKDIEATWKSDIKDASGKSLF from the coding sequence GTGAAACATTGGACCGCACTGGCAGCCGCCGGCTTCCTTGCCGCCGCCGCCTTCGTACCGGCGAGCGCCGCCGACATTTCGGGCGCCGGCGCGACCTTCCCTTATCCGGTCTACGCCAAGTGGGCGGATGCCTATAAGAAGGAGACCGGCAACGGTCTGAACTATCAGTCGATCGGCTCCGGCGGCGGCATCAAGCAGATCAAGGCCAAGACCGTGACGTTCGGCGCTTCCGACGCGCCGCTGCCGGGCAAGGAGCTCGACGAGGCCGGCCTTTCGCAGTTCCCGATGGTGATGGGCGGCATCGTGCCGGTCGTGAACCTCGACGGCGTGAAGCCGGGTGACCTCGTGCTCGACGGCCCGACGCTGGCCAAGATCTTCCTCGGCGACATCAAGTCCTGGGACGACGCCGCGATCGCCAAGCTGAACCCGAACGCCAAGCTGCCGAAGCAGGCGATCGCCCTCGTTCACCGTTCGGACGGGTCGGGCACCACCTTCAACTTCACCTACTACCTGTCGGACGTCAGCCCCGACTGGAAGTCGAAGGTCGGCACCAACACCGCGGTGCAATGGCCTGCCGGTATCGGCGCCAAGGGCAACGAAGGCGTCGCCAACAACGTCGGCAACACCAAGGGCTCGATCGGCTACGTCGAGTACGCCTACGCGCTGCAGAACAAGCTGACCTTCACCAAGATGGTCAACAAGGGCGGCAAGACCGTGTCGCCGACCTCGGAAGCGTTCCAGGCCGCGGCTGCCAACGCCGACTGGAAGTCGCAGCCGGGCTACGGCGTGATCCTCGCCAACCAGCCGGGCGACAAGTCCTGGCCGATGACCGCGGCGACGTGGATCCTCGTCTACAAGAAGCCGGCCGACGCTGCCGCCACCACCGAAGCGCTCAAGTTCTTCGCTTGGGCCTACAAGAACGGCGGCAAGATGGCTGAAGAACTCGACTACGTGCCGATGCCGGCCAATGTCGTGAAGGACATCGAGGCTACCTGGAAGTCCGACATCAAGGACGCCAGCGGTAAGTCGCTGTTCTAA
- the pstC gene encoding phosphate ABC transporter permease subunit PstC produces MSDAVFRGLTRAAAITVLIILSGIIISLVYGSWPALRAFGLTFLVDESWNPVTERFGAIAPIYGTIVTSVIAMLIAVPVGLFIAMFLTELCPMWLRRPIGIAIELLAGIPSIIYGIWGLFVFAPFLQQYVQPFLIEVFGNVPVLSTLFAGPPYGIGVLTAGLILAIMVLPFITSISRDVFEAVPPVLKEAAYGLGCTTWEVARYVVLPYTRVGVIGGVMLGLGRALGETMAVTFVIGNAHHISGSILAPGTTISATIANEFTEAVGDLYTSSLIALGLILFVITFIVLAFARLMLMRLNAKVGG; encoded by the coding sequence ATGAGTGACGCGGTGTTCCGCGGTCTGACGCGTGCCGCGGCCATTACCGTTCTGATCATTCTCAGTGGTATCATTATTTCGTTGGTTTACGGCTCGTGGCCGGCGCTGCGTGCGTTCGGTCTGACCTTCCTGGTCGATGAGTCCTGGAACCCGGTGACGGAGCGCTTCGGCGCGATCGCGCCGATCTACGGCACCATCGTCACTTCGGTCATCGCCATGCTGATCGCGGTTCCGGTCGGTCTGTTCATCGCGATGTTCCTGACCGAGCTGTGCCCGATGTGGCTGCGCCGCCCGATCGGCATCGCCATCGAGTTGCTCGCCGGCATCCCCAGCATCATCTACGGCATCTGGGGCCTGTTCGTGTTCGCCCCTTTCCTACAGCAATATGTGCAGCCGTTCCTGATCGAGGTGTTCGGCAACGTTCCGGTGCTGTCGACGCTGTTCGCCGGCCCGCCTTACGGCATCGGCGTGCTGACCGCCGGTCTGATCCTCGCCATCATGGTGTTGCCCTTCATCACCTCGATCTCGCGTGACGTGTTCGAGGCGGTGCCGCCGGTGTTGAAAGAAGCGGCCTACGGCCTCGGATGCACCACCTGGGAAGTCGCCCGTTACGTCGTGCTGCCCTATACCCGCGTCGGCGTCATCGGCGGCGTCATGCTCGGCCTTGGCCGTGCGCTCGGCGAAACCATGGCGGTGACCTTCGTCATCGGCAATGCCCACCACATATCCGGCTCGATCCTGGCGCCGGGCACGACGATCTCGGCGACCATCGCCAACGAATTCACCGAGGCCGTCGGCGATCTCTACACCTCCTCGCTGATCGCGCTCGGTCTGATCCTCTTCGTCATCACCTTCATCGTTCTCGCCTTCGCGCGACTGATGCTGATGCGCCTCAATGCCAAGGTGGGAGGCTAA
- the pstA gene encoding phosphate ABC transporter permease PstA: MALYDTRRARNKLAVGLAIAATLFGLAWLVLILAVLLWEGFSGLSLRVFTEMTPPPGAAGGLLNPIMGSLIMTVIAVVIGTPLGMLAGTYMAEYGRYDKLTAVVRFINDILLSAPSIVVGLFVYEIVVAQMGHFSGWAGAIALAVIVVPVVVRTTEDMLTLVPDTLREAAASIGLPRSLMIKKVAYRAARAGMVTGVLLAVARISGETAPLLFTALNNQFWSMNMNAPVASLPVVIFQFALSPYKDWQELAWTGALIITLAVLALSITARSLAAQRKS; the protein is encoded by the coding sequence ATGGCGCTTTACGACACCCGCCGCGCCCGCAACAAGTTGGCCGTCGGCCTTGCGATCGCCGCAACCCTCTTCGGCCTTGCTTGGTTGGTGCTGATCCTTGCGGTCCTGCTCTGGGAAGGCTTCAGCGGCCTGTCCCTGCGCGTCTTCACCGAGATGACGCCGCCGCCTGGCGCGGCCGGTGGTCTGCTAAACCCGATCATGGGCAGCCTGATCATGACCGTCATCGCGGTCGTGATCGGTACGCCGCTGGGCATGCTCGCCGGCACGTACATGGCGGAGTACGGGCGCTACGATAAACTCACCGCAGTGGTGCGTTTCATCAACGACATCCTGCTCAGCGCTCCGTCGATCGTCGTCGGTCTGTTCGTCTATGAGATCGTCGTGGCGCAGATGGGCCACTTCTCCGGCTGGGCCGGGGCCATCGCCCTCGCCGTCATCGTGGTGCCGGTGGTGGTTCGCACGACCGAGGACATGCTGACTCTCGTGCCCGACACGCTGCGCGAAGCAGCCGCCTCGATCGGTTTGCCGCGTTCGCTGATGATCAAGAAAGTCGCCTACCGCGCCGCGCGCGCCGGCATGGTCACCGGCGTGCTGCTAGCCGTGGCGCGCATCTCCGGCGAAACCGCTCCGCTGTTGTTCACCGCGCTCAACAATCAGTTCTGGAGCATGAACATGAATGCGCCGGTGGCCAGCCTGCCGGTCGTGATCTTCCAGTTTGCGCTGAGTCCCTACAAGGACTGGCAGGAACTGGCGTGGACCGGCGCTCTCATCATCACCCTGGCGGTGCTGGCGCTTAGCATCACCGCACGTTCCCTCGCGGCACAGAGAAAGTCATGA
- the pstB gene encoding phosphate ABC transporter ATP-binding protein PstB, protein MNSVASFTVPTVNNAPINVEGLTEKISVRDLDFFYGEHRALKNINVPLYKGKVTAFIGPSGCGKSTLLRILNRMYDLYPNQRAAGHVRLDNEDILAPSQDLNLLRAKVGMVFQKPTPFPMTIYENIAFGIRLYEKLSKSELDDRVKSALERAALWNEVKDKLNANGQSLSGGQQQRLCIARTVAVRPEVILFDEPCSALDPISTAKIEELIDELKDDYTIAIVTHNMQQAARVSDFTAFMYLGEMVEFDETTKIFTTPTDRRTQDYITGRFG, encoded by the coding sequence ATGAACAGCGTAGCATCGTTCACCGTTCCGACCGTCAACAATGCGCCGATCAACGTCGAAGGTTTGACGGAGAAGATCTCCGTGCGCGATCTCGACTTCTTCTATGGCGAGCATCGTGCGCTGAAGAATATCAACGTGCCGCTCTATAAGGGTAAGGTCACGGCGTTCATCGGTCCGTCCGGCTGCGGCAAGTCCACGCTGCTGCGAATCCTGAACCGCATGTACGATCTCTATCCGAACCAGCGCGCCGCTGGTCACGTCCGCTTGGATAACGAAGATATCCTGGCGCCGTCGCAGGATCTCAACCTGCTGCGCGCGAAGGTCGGCATGGTGTTCCAGAAGCCGACGCCGTTTCCGATGACGATCTACGAGAACATCGCCTTCGGCATCCGGCTTTATGAGAAGCTGTCTAAGTCGGAGCTCGACGACCGCGTCAAGAGCGCCCTTGAGCGGGCCGCGCTGTGGAACGAGGTCAAGGACAAGCTCAACGCCAACGGACAATCGCTGTCGGGCGGCCAGCAACAACGTCTGTGCATTGCCCGCACGGTCGCCGTGCGCCCCGAGGTGATCCTCTTCGACGAGCCGTGCTCGGCGCTTGATCCCATCTCGACGGCCAAGATCGAAGAGCTGATCGACGAGCTCAAGGACGATTACACGATCGCGATCGTCACCCACAATATGCAGCAGGCGGCGCGCGTCTCCGACTTCACGGCCTTCATGTATCTCGGCGAAATGGTCGAATTCGACGAGACCACCAAGATCTTCACGACCCCGACCGATCGTCGCACTCAGGATTATATCACCGGCCGCTTCGGCTAG
- the phoU gene encoding phosphate signaling complex protein PhoU gives MTDQQHTAKAFDSDLQDLSRMVAEMGGLAEKQVAEAVAALARRDTALAQRITEADTSIDKLQHEIEEKAVLTIARRQPMAVDLREIVGALRLANDLERIGDLAKNIAKRVIALNAEFPPPKLIRGVEHMTDLLLEQLKTVLDAYVRRDISKALSVWRGDEEIDAVCTSVFRELLTYMMEDPRNITFCIHLMFCAKNIERMGDHATNIAETVHYIIEGRPIADKRPKGDTTTIPALRAAGE, from the coding sequence ATGACCGACCAGCAACATACCGCGAAAGCCTTCGATTCCGACTTGCAGGACTTGTCCCGCATGGTTGCCGAGATGGGCGGACTTGCCGAAAAGCAGGTGGCCGAAGCCGTTGCCGCTCTGGCCCGGCGCGACACCGCGCTGGCGCAGCGCATCACCGAGGCCGACACCAGCATCGATAAACTGCAGCACGAGATCGAGGAAAAGGCGGTTCTCACCATCGCACGTCGTCAGCCGATGGCGGTCGACCTGCGCGAGATCGTTGGCGCGTTGCGCCTTGCCAACGATCTGGAGCGTATCGGCGATCTCGCCAAGAACATTGCCAAACGCGTCATTGCGCTGAATGCGGAATTTCCCCCGCCGAAGCTGATCCGCGGCGTCGAGCACATGACCGATCTACTGCTCGAGCAGCTCAAGACGGTGCTCGATGCTTATGTGCGCCGCGACATCAGCAAGGCGCTGTCGGTGTGGCGCGGCGATGAAGAGATCGACGCGGTGTGCACCTCGGTGTTCCGTGAGCTGCTCACCTATATGATGGAAGACCCGCGCAACATCACCTTCTGCATCCACCTGATGTTCTGCGCGAAGAATATCGAACGCATGGGCGATCACGCCACCAACATCGCCGAGACCGTGCATTACATCATCGAAGGGCGCCCGATTGCCGACAAGCGGCCGAAGGGCGACACCACGACCATCCCGGCGTTGCGTGCGGCGGGGGAGTAA
- the phoB gene encoding phosphate regulon transcriptional regulator PhoB produces MSARILIVEDEEPLTMLLRYNLEAEGYEVETAARGDEADTRLKEATPDLVVLDWMLPGLSGIELCRRLRARPETRQLPIIMLTARGEESEKVRGLATGADDYIVKPFSVPELLARVRALLRRANPERVANVLTIGDLELDREKKRVSRSGRAIDLGPTEYRLLEFLMERPGRVFSREQLLDGVWGSDIYIDERTVDVHVGRLRKAINRGQAADPIRTVRGAGYALDDRFGRMN; encoded by the coding sequence ATGAGCGCCCGCATCCTGATCGTCGAAGACGAGGAGCCGCTGACGATGCTCCTCCGCTATAATCTCGAAGCGGAGGGATACGAGGTCGAAACCGCCGCCCGCGGCGATGAGGCCGATACCCGCCTGAAAGAAGCGACCCCCGACCTGGTCGTGCTCGATTGGATGCTGCCGGGCCTCTCCGGCATCGAGCTTTGCCGTCGTCTGCGGGCCCGCCCCGAAACACGGCAATTGCCCATCATCATGCTCACCGCGCGAGGCGAGGAGAGCGAGAAGGTGCGCGGTCTGGCGACCGGCGCCGACGATTATATCGTCAAACCGTTCTCGGTGCCGGAACTGCTTGCGCGTGTGCGCGCGCTGCTGCGCCGGGCCAATCCAGAGCGGGTCGCCAACGTGTTGACCATCGGCGATCTCGAGCTCGACCGTGAAAAGAAACGCGTCTCGCGTTCGGGCCGTGCGATCGATCTCGGCCCGACCGAGTATCGCCTGCTCGAGTTCCTAATGGAGCGTCCGGGTCGCGTGTTCTCGCGCGAGCAGTTGCTCGACGGCGTCTGGGGTTCGGACATCTACATCGATGAGCGGACCGTCGACGTCCATGTCGGCCGTCTGCGCAAGGCGATCAATCGTGGCCAAGCCGCCGATCCGATACGGACCGTGCGCGGCGCCGGCTACGCGCTCGACGACCGCTTCGGGCGGATGAACTAG